The genomic window TAACCGAGATTGGGCCGACCGCCGCGTGCGGTGGCTGGTAGAGGTTATACATTTCTCGAACGATGGCGGAAATGCGTTCAATATCCGCATCAATGAACCTAATGAACTGTTCCATGCCCTGCCCCCGGGGCAGGGCTCCCTTTACGATATGGAAACAGTTTTTAATCGAAGCTAGCGGGTTGTTAATCTCGTGCGCCACGCCGGCGGCGACCTGCCCGAGGGCAATGATCTTCTCCGCCTCCAGTTGCCTGCGCTCCAGATCGCCGAGCTCCTTCTCCGCCTGTTTGCGATCGGCGATCTCTTGCTGAAACTTTTCATTGATCGTTTTTAATTCGCTCGTGCGCTCCTTGAGCAGTTCCTCCAGCTGGTCACAATATTTCTGTAATTGCTTTATGGTCTGCTTGTGCTGGGCGACTTCCTGCCGCATCCGTCTCTTCATGTCGCCGTGCATCCCCATCACAGTATGTCAGGTTTGTTCATAGCATGACGCATGGTGGCATATTGGCTTCAGTTGTTCCACTACAGGTGGTTTGTTTCTTCGTTGTGACATCTGCACTGTTGCGCTATTTCAGCTTCCTATCACACCTTTTTCGATCAGACAGGATTTGACACGTTCCTTGAGCCCATCGATGTCAAAGGGCTTCACGATGTAGTCCCATACTTTGAGCTGGATACTCCTGATCGCAGTGTCAATCGAGGGGTAGCCCGTGATCACAATGAGCGGAAGGTTAGGGTAATTCTCCCGTACCTGGCGGAAGAACTTCAATTCAGAGTTACCCGGCATCCTGATGTCCGCCAGTACGAGATCGAAGTCTTCGGCAGCAAGGGTGGCCAGCGCCTCGGCAGAGCTGGCTGCGCAGTGGCATTCGTAACCTTCCTCTTTCAGGATGTGAGATGTGGATGCCAAGAAACTCTCCTCGTCATCGGTAATGAGTATTTTTATTGCCATCTCTTGCTCCTTTCCTGCTCAAGTCGAAATAGAAGGCACTTCCTTTTCCCGGTTGCGACTCGACCCAGATGTTACCACCATGGTGTTCCACAATCTTCTTGCAGATTGCCAGACCGATGCCGGTACCTGGATACTCCTCCCTGCCATGCAGTCGCTGGAAGATACGGAAGATGCGGTCGGCGTACTGCGGGTCGATTCCAATACCGTTATCGCGCACTGAAAAGATCCACTTGGATTCGTTTTCCTTTGCC from Candidatus Neomarinimicrobiota bacterium includes these protein-coding regions:
- a CDS encoding response regulator; the encoded protein is MAIKILITDDEESFLASTSHILKEEGYECHCAASSAEALATLAAEDFDLVLADIRMPGNSELKFFRQVRENYPNLPLIVITGYPSIDTAIRSIQLKVWDYIVKPFDIDGLKERVKSCLIEKGVIGS